Proteins encoded within one genomic window of Pseudomonas cannabina:
- a CDS encoding Fur family transcriptional regulator, with amino-acid sequence MPNTPLASRPHDHSYCVHSALAEADALCTKQGLRLTTLRRRVLELVWQSHKPLGAYDILAVLSEEDGRRAAPPTVYRALDFLLENGLVHRIASLNAFTGCNHPTHAHQGQFLICRVCHAAIELQHPAISASVVDAAAGVGFAVEGQTVEIVGVCAGCKAA; translated from the coding sequence ATGCCCAATACTCCCCTGGCCAGTCGCCCCCATGACCACTCCTACTGCGTGCATTCGGCCCTCGCCGAAGCAGACGCTCTGTGCACAAAACAGGGGCTGCGCCTGACTACCCTGCGCCGCCGCGTGCTGGAACTGGTCTGGCAAAGCCACAAACCGCTGGGTGCCTACGACATTCTGGCGGTGCTCAGCGAAGAGGACGGCCGTCGCGCCGCGCCGCCGACCGTCTACCGTGCGCTGGATTTCCTGCTGGAAAACGGCCTGGTGCATCGGATTGCCTCGCTCAATGCCTTCACCGGCTGCAATCACCCGACCCACGCGCATCAGGGCCAGTTTCTGATTTGCCGCGTGTGTCATGCCGCGATCGAGTTGCAACACCCGGCCATCAGCGCATCGGTGGTCGATGCTGCCGCGGGCGTCGGCTTTGCGGTCGAAGGCCAGACGGTCGAGATCGTTGGCGTGTGCGCTGGCTGCAAGGCCGCCTGA
- the znuB gene encoding zinc ABC transporter permease subunit ZnuB yields MADFLLYALLAGVALALVAGPLGSFVVWRRMAYFGDTLSHAALLGVALGFLLDISPTIAVTCGCLLLAVLLVTLQQRQPLASDTLLGILAPSTLSLGLVVLSFMHEVRIDLMAYLFGDLLAISPADLAWIMGGSSLVLVTIIALWRPLLAMTVHEELARVEGLPVAALRMALMLLIAVVIAVAMKIVGVLLITSLLIIPAAAAQRHARSPEQMAIGASLLGVTAVCVGLSLSWFKDTPAGPSIVVSAAALFLLSFVLPRRAV; encoded by the coding sequence ATGGCTGATTTTCTACTGTATGCCTTGCTCGCAGGCGTTGCGCTGGCCCTGGTGGCGGGTCCGCTCGGTTCCTTTGTGGTCTGGCGGCGCATGGCGTATTTCGGTGACACACTGTCCCACGCCGCGCTGCTCGGCGTGGCGCTGGGCTTTTTGCTGGATATCAGCCCGACCATCGCGGTGACCTGCGGCTGCCTGTTGCTGGCGGTGCTGCTGGTCACCCTGCAACAGCGTCAACCGCTGGCGTCGGATACGCTGCTGGGGATTCTGGCACCGAGCACGCTGTCGCTCGGGCTGGTCGTGCTCAGCTTCATGCACGAAGTGCGAATTGACCTGATGGCTTATCTGTTCGGTGATCTGCTGGCAATCAGCCCGGCCGATCTGGCCTGGATCATGGGTGGCAGTTCGCTGGTGCTGGTCACGATCATTGCGCTGTGGCGACCGCTGCTGGCAATGACCGTGCATGAAGAACTGGCCCGTGTCGAAGGCCTGCCGGTCGCAGCGCTGCGCATGGCGCTGATGCTGTTGATCGCGGTAGTGATCGCGGTGGCGATGAAAATCGTCGGTGTGTTACTGATTACTTCGTTGCTGATCATTCCGGCCGCTGCGGCACAGCGTCACGCCCGCTCGCCGGAGCAGATGGCTATCGGCGCAAGCCTGCTGGGCGTGACTGCGGTGTGCGTCGGGCTATCATTGTCATGGTTCAAGGACACACCGGCCGGACCGTCTATAGTGGTATCCGCTGCGGCGTTGTTCTTGCTCAGCTTTGTTCTACCCAGGCGAGCGGTGTAG
- the znuC gene encoding zinc ABC transporter ATP-binding protein ZnuC, with product MTDALIRLEQVAVTLSGQSVLDNIQLSVRPGEIVTLIGPNGAGKTTLVRAVLGLLKPDSGTVWRKPRLRVGYMPQKLHVDQTLPLSVLRFLRLVPGVDRAAAQSALEEVGAEKVIDSPLQGISGGEMQRVLLARALLRKPELLVLDEPVQGVDVAGQAELYSLITRLRDRHQCGVLMVSHDLHLVMSTTDQVVCLNRHVCCSGHPEQVSHDPAFVELFGKNAQSLAIYHHHHDHAHDLHGAVVNDVPATPHTHVHGDSCKHG from the coding sequence ATGACGGATGCATTGATACGTCTGGAGCAGGTCGCCGTCACGCTGTCCGGGCAAAGCGTGCTGGACAACATCCAGCTCAGTGTCCGTCCTGGTGAGATCGTTACGCTGATCGGCCCCAATGGCGCGGGCAAGACTACGCTGGTGCGTGCGGTGCTGGGGCTGCTCAAGCCCGATTCAGGCACGGTGTGGCGCAAACCGAGGTTGCGTGTTGGCTACATGCCGCAGAAGCTGCATGTCGACCAGACCCTGCCGCTGTCGGTGCTGCGCTTCCTGCGTCTGGTGCCCGGTGTGGACCGTGCTGCGGCGCAGTCTGCACTGGAAGAGGTCGGCGCCGAAAAAGTCATCGACAGCCCGTTGCAGGGTATTTCCGGTGGCGAGATGCAGCGCGTGCTGCTGGCTCGCGCTTTGTTGCGCAAGCCCGAATTGCTGGTGCTCGACGAACCGGTGCAAGGCGTCGACGTGGCCGGGCAGGCTGAGTTGTACAGCCTGATCACACGGCTGCGCGACCGTCACCAGTGCGGCGTGTTGATGGTGTCCCATGACCTGCACCTGGTGATGAGCACCACCGATCAAGTGGTGTGCCTTAATCGCCACGTCTGCTGTTCCGGGCATCCCGAGCAGGTCAGCCATGATCCGGCGTTCGTCGAACTGTTCGGCAAGAATGCGCAAAGCCTGGCGATTTATCACCATCATCACGACCACGCCCACGATCTGCATGGCGCGGTGGTGAACGACGTCCCGGCCACCCCTCACACTCACGTTCACGGAGACAGCTGCAAGCATGGCTGA
- a CDS encoding PA5502 family lipoprotein, which produces MKPFAPRYLLLVAFSILLGACQSAPTVDTPASEAQPDAFAQLEQNIAGNELATAEDQLATLQAANSDDARLEPLQRRLAEAYLSRSQISLQKGDMNAAASALSRARALMPKAPALTSGVNGAIAHARKAELEKAEAQLKEAEARRVAKLVDPSAPSTTIDLKIGDMPALRRQLDDIAADTVAFNCEVLLVVPRTEDYPWLATLLTKRVVKANPDFELQLRREIERNEKAHIVLTSAKS; this is translated from the coding sequence ATGAAGCCGTTCGCCCCACGCTATCTGCTGCTGGTCGCATTTTCCATCCTGTTGGGTGCCTGTCAGAGTGCGCCAACGGTCGATACGCCTGCGTCCGAGGCTCAACCTGACGCCTTCGCGCAGCTTGAACAGAACATCGCTGGCAATGAGCTGGCAACCGCCGAGGATCAACTGGCGACGTTGCAGGCAGCCAATTCCGACGATGCCCGGCTCGAGCCTCTGCAGCGTCGTCTGGCCGAAGCTTACCTGAGCCGCAGTCAGATCAGCCTGCAGAAGGGCGACATGAACGCTGCGGCCAGCGCATTATCTCGAGCGCGCGCATTGATGCCCAAGGCGCCTGCGCTGACCAGCGGCGTCAACGGGGCGATTGCCCACGCCCGCAAGGCGGAACTGGAAAAAGCCGAAGCGCAATTGAAAGAAGCGGAAGCGAGAAGGGTGGCCAAGCTGGTTGACCCGTCAGCGCCGAGTACCACCATTGACCTGAAAATCGGCGATATGCCCGCACTGCGTCGTCAACTGGATGACATTGCGGCGGATACCGTGGCGTTCAACTGTGAAGTGCTGCTGGTGGTGCCGCGCACCGAGGATTACCCGTGGCTGGCCACGTTGCTGACCAAACGGGTGGTGAAGGCCAATCCAGACTTCGAGTTGCAGCTGCGTCGAGAAATCGAGCGCAATGAAAAAGCGCACATCGTTTTGACGTCAGCCAAGTCTTGA